Proteins co-encoded in one Aspergillus flavus chromosome 2, complete sequence genomic window:
- a CDS encoding arginase family protein (agmatinase, putative) has protein sequence MKYTLGLLALAGTALSHAHHDDTEVVPEHLREELLKKWDQEWTFSGIASFAHLKPVKCLIEPDERYDIAVIGAPFDTAVSYRPGARFGPRAIRAASARQMAGTAYNTRAGINPYSSWATVKDCGDIPIIPFDNGVAERQMYEAFLELGSRSPITPADSKYGTKGISAGKAKLVTLGGDHSVALPALRALYQIYQKPITVLHFDAHLDTWNPVRYSAYWTSEQSAFNHGSFFHKASREGLICNSTSAHAGLRTRLTGVTDSDYTNPGPEQGFMRIHADDIDDLGPMGIVDKIIERIGLDSEQPVYLSVDIDVLDPATAPGTGTPEPGGWTTREFIRIMRGIEKLNIVGADIVEVSPSYDNKGETTALAAAQVAFEIITSMVKAGAGEDLGGWYGRKEEKIDESAKEGEAKKEGKDEL, from the exons ATGAAATATACCCTGGGGTTGCTGGCTCTGGCCGGTACTGCCTTATCTCACGCCCATCACGATGACACGGAAGTGGTTCCTGAGCACTTGCGTGAGGAGCTGTTGAAGAAATGGGATCAAGAG TGGACATTTTCTGGCATTGCTAGCTTTGCGCACCTAAAACCAGTCAAATGTCTAATCGAACCAGATGAGCGATATGATATCGCCGTCATCGGAGCCCCCTTCGATACTGCTGTCAGCTACAGACCAG GAGCTCGTTTTGGTCCTCGTGCCATTCGTGCTGCTAGCGCCCGCCAGATGGCCGGTACAGCCTATAACACCCGTGCGGGCATCAATCCCTACAGCTCGTGGGCCACCGTCAAGGACTGTGGGGATATCCCTATAATTCCCTTCGACAATGGCGTAGCGGAGCGCCAAATGTACGAAGCTTTCCTCGAGCTGGGCTCACGATCTCCCATTACCCCTGCCGACTCCAAGTACGGCACTAAGGGCATCTCTGCCGGGAAGGCGAAGCTGGTCACCCTGGGAGGTGATCACAGTGTTGCGCTACCGGCTCTCCGTGCCCTGTATCAAATCTACCAAAAGCCCATCACAGTGCTGCATTTCGATGCACATCTAGACACCTGGAATCCCGTTCGCTACTCGGCATACTGGACATCAGAACAGTCGGCGTTTAATCACGGCAGTTTCTTCCACAAGGCGAGTCGTGAGGGTCTCATTTGCAACTCGACCTCTGCTCATGCTGGTCTGCGCACTCGTTTGACTGGTGTCACCGATAGCGACTACACCAACCCGGGCCCCGAGCAGGGATTCATGCGCATCCATGCTGACGACATTGACGACCTAGGCCCCATGGGCATCGTGGATAAAATAATTGAGCGCATCGGTCTGGATTCGGAGCAACCCGTGTATCTGTCGGTGGACATTGACGTGCTTGACCCCGCGACTGCCCCCGGGACCGGTACTCCCGAGCCTGGCGGCTGGACCACCCGTGAGTTCATCCGGATCATGCGCGGCATTGAGAAGTTAAACATTGTCGGCGCGGACATCGTTGAGGTATCGCCAAGTTACGACAACAAGGGAGAGACCACCGCTCTCGCAGCTGCCCAAGTGGCCTTTGAGATCATCACCAGCATGGTCAAGGCGGGAGCTGGCGAAGACCTGGGAGGATGGTATGGgcgcaaggaagagaagatcgatgAGTCTGCAAAGGAGGgagaagcgaagaaagaaggcaaagacgAGCTGTAA
- a CDS encoding uncharacterized protein (of unknown function-domain containing protein) has protein sequence MSRIPLPILAEREYVGNPTGHRVMTVMIKYSIMSTFAFANSSEKVPGNGTLPAEFIIKASPGTDVWSKPPSTERFNAPILYQSVPLNSFKRARVAFNAFWKDKYDQGGLILVLNSANGPRRWVKTGIELTHGRPHLSTVTKDRFADWSLQPVPSGGGAATLEIVRESDDSLWIYLVEGVQKNPLREVTWFFEEQDVQDLWVGLYAAKPSNEGQDLVVNFGHFIIDTV, from the exons ATGTCCCGTATTCCTCTTCCTATTCTCGCCGAACGCGAGTACGTCGGAAACCCCACCGGGCATAGAGTCATGACTGTCATGATCAAGTACT CCATCATGTCAACATTTGCCTTTGCCAACTCTAGCGAAAAGGTCCCTGGTAATGGGACCCTTCCTGCCGAATTCATAATAAAAGCCTCTCCAGGAACGGACGTATGGTCAAAACCTCCATCCACGGAGAGATTCAACGCTCCGATCCTATACCAGAGCGTCCCGCTCAACTCATTCAAGCGGGCTAGAGTTGCCTTCAATGCCTTTTGGAAAGACAAATACGACCAAGGTGGACTCATCCTTGTTTTGAATAGCGCAAATGGTCCTCGGAGATGGGTCAAGACGGGTATTGAGCTCACTCATGGTAGACCCCATTTGAGCACCGTTACGAAGGATAGATTTGCGGACTGGAGTTTACAACCGGTCCCGTCAGGTGGTGGAGCAGCAACGCTAGAAATCGTCAGAGAGTCAGACGACAGTCTGTGGATCTACTTAGTTGAAGGTGTGCAGAAGAATCCTCTACGTGAGGTTACTTGGTTTTTCGAGGAGCAGGACGTCCAAGATCTCTGGGTGGGACTATACGCGGCGAAGCCCTCTAACGAGGGTCAGGATCTGGTGGTCAATTTCGGCCATTTTATTATTGACACGGTTTGA
- a CDS encoding Rho type ras-related small GTPase (cell division control protein 42), whose amino-acid sequence MVVATIKCVVVGDGAVGKTCLLISYTTNKFPSEYVPTVFDNYAVTVMIGDEPYTLGLFDTAGQEDYDRLRPLSYPQTDVFLVCFSVTSPASFENVREKWFPEVHHHCPGVPCLIVGTQTDLRDDSAVREKLSRQKMQPIRKEDGDRMAKELGAVKYVECSALTQYKLKDVFDEAIVAALEPAPKKSKKCVLL is encoded by the exons ATGGTTGTCGCCACTATCAA GTGTGTTGTCGTCGGTGACGGTGCTGTGGGCAAAACATGTCTCCTGATTTCGTACACAACAAACAAGTTCCCCTCGGAATATGTTCCTACCGTTTTCGATAACTATGCTGTCACTGTCAT GATTGGCGATGAACCGTACACTCTGGGGCTTTTCGATACTGCTGGTCAGGAAGATTATGACCGTCTTCGTCCCCTTTCATACCCCCAGACCGACGTTTTCTTGGTCTGCTTCTCCGTGACATCCCCCGCTTCCTTCGAGAACGTGCGCGAAAAATGGTTCCCCGAAGTTCATCACCATTGCCCTGGTGTCCCCTGTCTAATCGTGGGCACCCAAACTGATTTGCGCGACGATTCTGCTGTGCGCGAAAAGCTTTCTCGGCAGAAGATGCAGCCCATTCGTAAGGAAGATGGAGACCGGATGGCCAAGGAATTGGGCGCCGTCAAATATGTCGAATGCTCCGCTCTGACCCAATATAAACTCAAGGATGTTTTTGACGAG GCAATTGTTGCCGCCCTCGAGCCTGCTCCTAAGAAGTCAAAGAAGTGCGTTTTGCTGTAA
- a CDS encoding putative zinc binding dehydrogenase (unnamed protein product) produces the protein MTTQYSSSQVVRTPEGQSPKLVRETIPVPSPGPGQVLVKCLINAFGDGTVLGCDIVGALIWGGETKGLGAYSEYCLADQRIAFKVPTALSREDASTISLAAATAWLALFSPDYLNLDRTNAQGTSVLVWEVAVRLSLSLQRFRLSNVIWCETASVGLYSIQIASLYGFDVVTTCSPHNAELVRSYGAKYVFDYKDEKVAEEIRKVAPNIYHVFDTVGNQGSSPTASIAARLV, from the exons ATGACCACTCAATACAGCTCATCTCAGGTCGTTCGCACACCCGAAGGCCAGTCACCGAAACTAGTTAGAGAGACGATTCCTGTCCCATCACCGGGCCCTGGACAAGTGCTCGTAAAGTGTCTCAT TAATGCTTTTGGCGACGGAACCGTGCTAGGCT GTGATATCGTAGGGGCATTGATCTGGGGAGGGGAGACCAAGGGACTTGGTGCATACAGCGAGTACTGTCTGGCCGACCAGAGAATTGCTTTCAAAGTACCTACAGCCCTCTCGCGTGAAGATGCTAGTACAATTTCTCTCGCTGCAGCCACTGCGTGGCTCGCATTATTCTCCCCAGATTATCTCAATCTCGACCGTACTAACGCACAGGGTACAAGTGTGCTGGTATGGGAGGTAGCAGTAAGACTTTCTTTATCGCTTCAGAGATTCCGATTGTCTAACGTTATCTGGTGTGAAACAGCCAGTGTCGGTCTGTACTCTATCCAAATCGCCTCTCTTTATGGGTTCGATGTAGTTACTACATGCAGTCCCCATAATGCAGAGCTAGTGCGGTCATATGGTGCAAAATATGTCTTCGATTAtaaggatgagaaggtggCAGAGGAGATCCGAAAAGTCGCCCCCAATATCTACCATGTTTTTGACACTGTTGGAAATCAAGGTTCATCGCCGACAGCATCAATCGCAGCTCGACTAGTCTGA
- a CDS encoding 3-oxoacyl-synthase → MRRVVVTGLGAVTPLGVGIRRTWKRLLDGHCGIVNVNHRDSRFADIPCQIAAPVPNGKRQEGGWTASEWLSKDEERKMARFAQYALAASEEALEDAGWKPTSFEHRESTGICLGSGIGNFDEIYDTVVAYEKGGYRKVSPLFVPKLLINLGAGHISMKYGLMGPNHAATTACTTGAHSIGDAARFIACGDANVMLAGGAESCIHPLAVGGFARARSLATSYNNAPEKASRPFDADREGFVVGEGAAIVILEELEHAKARGARIYAELRGYGCSGDAHHITAPKENGEGAFMAMRKALKNADIPPSMVDYVNAHATSTVVGDAAENAAIKALLLGPEGKRNAGDVNISSTKGAVGHLLGGAGAVEALFTILAIHENKMPPTINLERLAIGFDCNYAPKQTQERQIDVALTNSFGFGGTNSTLCFSKL, encoded by the exons ATGCGTCGTGTTGTCGTGACGGGTTTAGGAGCTGTTACTCCTTTGGGAGTAG GTATCCGTCGTACATGGAAACGTCTGTTAGATGGCCACTGCGGCATTGTTAATGTCAACCATCGCGATTCCAGGTTTGCGGACATACCATGTCAGATCGCCGCCCCAGTGCCGAATGGCAAGAGGCAGGAAGGTGGCTGGACTGCCTCAGAATGGCTAAGTAAGGAT GAAGAGCGTAAGATGGCGCGTTTCGCACAATATGCTTTGGCTGCTTCAGAAGAAGCTCTTGAAGATGCTGGTTGGAAGCCCACTTCGTTTGAGCACAGAGAATCCACG GGCATCTGTCTTGGATCCGGAATTGGCAATTTCGATGAAATATACGACACCGTCGTGGCATATGAAAAAGGA GGTTACAGAAAGGTGTCTCCTTTATTTGTCCCGAAGCTCCTCATCAATCTCGGCGCTGGCCATATCTCCATGAAATATGGATTGATG GGTCCAAACCATGCAGCTACAACCGCATGCACTACTGGGGCACATTCCATTGGTGATGCTGCTCGCTTTATCGCATGTGGTGATGCGAACGTGATGTTAGCTGGCGGTGCTGAATCTTGCATCCATCCGCTAGCTGTTGGAGGCTTTGCCCGGGCGCGGAGCCTTGCAACGAGCTATAATAATGCTCCTGAGAAGGCGTCTAGACCTTTCGATGCGGATCGCGAAGGGTTCGTAGTCGGCGAGGGCGCCGCAATAGTTATTCTAGAG GAGCTAGAACATGCAAAGGCAAGAGGTGCACGTATCTACGCCGAGTTGAGAGGCTATGGCTGTTCAGGTGATGCACATCATATAACAGCGCCCAAAGAAAACGGCGAAGGGGCATTCATGGCAATGAGAAAAGCTCTGAAGAACGCCGACATTCCACCGTCTATGGTTGACTACGTTAATGCACACGCCACTTCGACTGTAGTCGGGGATGCGGCAGAAAACGCCGCGATCAAGGCACTCCTTCTTGGCCCTGAAGGAAAGCGAAATGCCGGAGATGTAAATATCAGCAGCACCAAGGGCGCTGTTGGTCACTTATTGGGTGGCGCTGGCGCCGTGGAAGCCCTGTTCACCATCCTTGCTATTCATGAG AACAAAATGCCTCCTACGATTAACCTGGAGCGTCTAGCCATCGGATTCGACTGCAACTATGCCCCGAAGCAGACCCAAGAGCGCCAGATAGATGTGGCATTGACCAACAGTTTCGGCTTTGGAGGGACCAACAGTACTCTCTGCTTTTCCAAGCTATAG
- a CDS encoding cryptococcal mannosyltransferase 1-domain-containing protein: MSSSRLLHPDEYELETRSSADSQGSFNLDEADFESQVPPRPRRLLRRVPFLSRVFASTYSGYRRLKTSRPLISASARPSCLRRILLRRACFYLHAIVGIILALLILTAILRPSYTRLPPHYTALRSAVSHSSASGRGNPGNEKVFIAVSLYDRGGKLAQGQWGSTVLRLIDLLGEDNVFLSIYENDSGPEGESALRALEKQVSSNKSVIIEEHFDLSNLPRVTIPGGSKRTKRIDYLAEVRNRALRPLEESKTQYDKLLYINDVLFDPIDALHLLFSTNVDDNGIAQYRAACAVDFSNPFKFYDTYATRDVQGYGMGLPFFPWFTSAGGGQSRRDVLAGKDAVRVRSCWGGMVAFDARFFQGDAKPAVDMGGEQFPVRFRSAPDLFWEASECCLIHADIEKPPSNGDEIVDTGIYMNPFVRVAYDGRTLSWLRTTRRFEKLYSFIHDIGSRLVGMPWFNPRRSEVGGQAVEETVWVPNDKGDGDGSFQTVTRIAGNDGYCGRRGLQVIVEHRKEGQDGFESIPVPTLTIIMARPFEFSSKVTGVIHSVFESFLERNTAQALDESRHAPPSEDQDIVTSTYSPSTSSAAGYRTPPVFHTQSPSPSLSSSYHSNISDSHTSSGEKPPAKMYPIADVDDTAGFMAAARALKLDPNAYRKVSSVVAASEDASSEHGSLSKSHDDAKNPTSTDDSVLTSTPKEPSTPAEFQVKGDADFAGPGNDSTLTNFVAEPMPLEVVEQSSTAEFVSADTLVTTSHASVGEEDREHQATFETWGTPEIRDKPGMTLVFILHYRPLLIGSFLAAARVRRVIIRGLPSTWKTPAMVLSLIHGGTIESISVGPSGTAQVLFCDPEACKAFYDKYPNGIDLDKERKVTVFVEMGKEVDVVSSQLSFSLSTGATRAVRAVGVDLDVTMRQLFDLAAGNHRKVEKILDNYVPGEARNVIFRFCSIDDAVRFRAVLVRNESWEQCNIQYAADPCELATGYHTN, encoded by the exons ATGTCTTCTTCCCGATTACTTCATCCTGACGAGTATGAACTGGAAACTCGTTCCTCTGCTGACTCTCAGGGGAGCTTCAACTTAGACGAGGCCGACTTTGAGTCGCAGGTTCCACCTCGACCCAGGCGACTCTTGCGCCGGGTACCCTTTCTATCGCGGGTATTTGCTTCGACTTACTCTGGATACCGTCGTCTCAAAACCTCCCGGCCCTTGATCTCGGCTTCGGCGCGACCCAGTTGTTTGCGACGCATCCTGCTTCGTCGGGCCTGTTTCTACCTACATGCCATCGTCGGTATTATTCTCGCTCTCCTTATCCTCACTGCAATCCTACGGCCCTCGTACACCCGACTCCCGCCCCATTATACAGCGCTTCGCTCAGCCGTATCACATTCAAGCGCCTCTGGCCGGGGAAACCCTGGCAATGAAAAGGTTTTCATAGCTGTTAGCTTATATGATCGTGGCGGGAAGCTAGCGCAAGGACAATGGGGCTCTACTGTCCTTCGACTTATCGACCTGCTTGGCGAGGATAACGTTTTCCTAAGTATCTACGAGAATGACAGCGGACCGGAGGGGGAGAGTGCGCTACGAGCCCTGGAAAAGCAGGTCTCAAGCAATAAGTCTGTTATTATTGAAGAGCATTTTGACTTGAGTAACCTGCCTAGGGTGACCATTCCTGGGGGTTCTAAACGTACTAAGCGTATCGATTACTTGGCTGAGGTCCGGAACCGAGCCTTACGGCCGCTAGAAGAGTCTAAAACGCAGTACGACAAACTACTTTACATCAACGATGTTTTGTTCGATCCAATCGATGCCCTTCATCTTTTGTTCTCTACTAATGTTGATGACAACGGTATCGCCCAATACCGGGCAGCGTGCGCTGTTGACTTTTCCAACCCTTTCAAGTTCTACGATACATATGCAACGCGTGATGTGCAGGGCTATGGTATGGGTCTTCCATTCTTCCCTTGGTTTACCTCCGCTGGAGGAGGGCAGAGTCGACGGGATGTCTTAGCAGGAAAGGATGCGGTGCGGGTCCGCAGCTGTTGGGGAGGAATGGTGGCATTCGATGCACGATTCTTTCAAGGCGATGCGAAGCCGGCAGTTGATATGGGAGGAGAACAATTCCCTGTTCGTTTTCGTTCTGCGCCTGACTTGTTCTGGGAAGCTTCTGAATGCTGTCTCATCCATGCCGACATCGAAAAACCGCCCTCGAATGGAGATGAGATCGTAGACACCGGGATCTATATGAACCCCTTCGTACGCGTGGCATACGATGGCCGCACCCTGTCTTGGTTGCGGACGACTCGACGGTTTGAGAAACTCTACTCTTTTATCCATGACATTGGTAGCCGTCTTGTGGGTATGCCTTGGTTTAACCCTCGTCGATCAGAAGTTGGCGGTCAGGCTGTTGAGGAGACGGTCTGGGTACCGAATGACAAAGGCGATGGAGACGGATCTTTCCAGACGGTTACGCGAATTGCTGGGAATGACGGTTATTGTGGACGACGAGGGCTCCAAGTCATCGTCGAGCATCGCAAAGAGGGCCAGGACGGGTTCGAAAGTATACCAGTACCAAC GCTCACAATCATCATGGCAAGACCATTTGAGTTCAGCTCAAAAGTCACCGGTGTTATCCATAGTGTATTCGAGTCCTTCTTGGAGAGAAACACTGCTCAGGCCCTAGATGAGAGTCGCCACGCTCCCCCATCAGAGGATCAGGATATCGTGACCTCTACATATAGCCCCTCCAcg TCATCCGCCGCTGGCTACAGAACCCCTCCCGTCTTTCACACTCAAAGTCCCTCTCCCTCACTCTCATCCTCCTACCATTCTAATATTAGCGACTCACACACTTCATCTGGTGAAAAGCCTCCCGCAAAGATGTATCCCATCGCCGATGTCGATGACACAGCAGGGTTTATGGCCGCTGCCAGGGCTTTGAAGCTCGACCCGAATGCTTATAGGAAGGTATCCTCTGTGGTTGCTGCTTCTGAAGACGCGTCCAGTGAGCACGGCAGCCTCTCTAAGTCTCATGACGACGCCAAAAACCCTACCTCAACTGATGATTCTGTGCTCACCTCCACTCCCAAAGAGCCCAGTACTCCTG CAGAGTTTCAGGTCAAGGGCGATGCCGATTTTGCCGGCCCGGGCAATGACAGCACGCTCACCAACTTTGTTGCAGAGCCCATGCCTCTCGAGGTCGTTGAGCAGTCCAGCACGGCTGAGTTCGTCTCGGCTGACACCCTCGTTACCACTTCCCATGCTTCCGTCGGAGAAGAGGATCGTGAGCACCAGGCCACCTTTGAGACCTGGGGTACTCCAGAGATCCGTGACAAGCCGGGTATGACCTTGGTCTTCATCCTGCACTACCGACCTTTGCTAATTGGCTCGTTTCTTGCAGCTGCTCGCGTCAGACGCGTTATCATCAGGGGCTTGCCCTCCACCTGGAAGACTCCTGCAATGGTCCTATCCTTGATTCACGGCGGCACTATTGAGAGTATTTCTGTGGGTCCATCTGGCACTGCCCAAGTTCTGTTCTGTGACCCCGAAGCGTGCAAGGCTTTCTACGATAAATACCCCAACGGCATCGATCttgataaagaaagaaaggtcaCTGTCTTCGTGGAaatgggaaaagaagtcgaCGTTGTCAGCTCTCAGCTGTCTTTCAGCCTGTCCACCGGCGCCACTCGTGCTGTCCGTGCTGTTGGTGTTGACCTCGATGTTACGATGCGCCAGCTTTTTGATTTGGCTGCCGGCAACCATCGTAAGGTTGAAAAGATCCTAGACAACTACGTTCCCGGCGAG GCACGCAACGTCATCTTCCGTTTCTGCAGCATCGATGATGCAGTTCGCTTCCGTGCCGTGCTTGTCCGCAACGAGTCCTGGGAACAGTGCAACATTCAGTATGCTGCTGATCC GTGCGAACTTGCTACCGGCTATCACACCAACTGA
- a CDS encoding siderochrome-iron transporter MirC (siderophore iron transporter mirC), with protein sequence MPLLDAHSGPSYGTLDQMERHDQYEGEQLLPTGYDSDDHGSEITSDDSVQEGVRKIEAINLTWTTKSLVVAYVSIFLMAFCTSLEGQTTMSLSAYATSAFSKHSLISTVLVVQNVVNAVIKPPMAKIADVFGRFEAFCVCILIYVLGYIQMAASTNVQTYASAQIFYSAGSTGLQILQQVFIADSSSLLNRAFLALLPEFPFLVTVWIGPSIADAVMRHSSWRWGYGMWSIILPASFLPLALTLLLNQRKAKRLNLIKQKHAPRGGLVAVIRRTWYDLDMFGLILLSAAVTLILVPLTLAASAKDGWKNDSILAMIVVGIVCLLALPLWESSKRFAPKPLLSLHLLRQRTALAGCALAFWYFMAFYFSVQPYLYSYLQVVQGYDVATAGRVTQTFAFTSTIAAFSVSLLIKYTRRYRIYVTIGSAIYMFGLLLMMLYRKEGSSSTLILGTQIVVGMGGGLLNVPVQLGVQASASHQEVAAATAMFLTSMEMGGAVGAAISGAVWTHNIPRKLRRYLPDENKGDAKEIFGRLDKALSFPMGSPVRVAINRSYQETMNKLLVLALIVTIPLIPLSLLMKNYRLDKVNSEPVDGPNGDHLVSDNGHGLSGNESESEGHSKQP encoded by the exons ATGCCCTTACTTGACGCCCACTCAGGCCCCTCATATGGCACACTCGATCAAATGGAGAGACACGATCAGTACGAAGGAGAGCAACTCCTTCCCACTGGATACGACAGCGATGACCATGGCAGTGAGATAACATCGGATGACTCGGTGCAGGAAGGTGTTCGGAAGATTGAAGCCATCAACTTGACCTGGACAACGAAGTCATTGGTTGTTGCTTATGTCAG TATCTTCCTTATGGCGTTCTGTACTTCTTTAGAAGGCCAGACCACCATGTCACTCTCTGCTTATGCCACCAGTGCATTTAGCAAACACTCATTGATTTCAACTGTTCTTGTTGTTCAGAATGTAGTCAATG CTGTCATCAAGCCTCCCATGGCTAAGATCGCCGATGTCTTCGGTCGCTTCGAAGCGTTCTGCGTGTGCATCTTGATATATGTTCTCGGTTATATACAAATGGCTGCTTCGACCAATGTCCAGACTTATGCATCGGCTCAAATATTCTATTCCGCCGGCTCGACGGGCTTACAGATCCTCCAACAAGTGTTCATTGCGGATAGCAGCAGCCTTCTCAACAGGGCATTCCTTGCCCTCCTTCCAGAGTTTCCGTTTCTGGTTACAGTTTGGATTGGACCATCAATAGCTGACGCAGTGATGCGCCACTCGTCATGGCGTTGGGGCTACGGGATGTGGTCAATCATTCTGCCTGCTTCATTTCTCCCGTTAGCGCTGACGTTATTGTTGAATCAACGCAAGGCTAAAAGGCTAAACCTCATTAAGCAAAAACACGCTCCTCGGGGTGGCCTCGTTGCTGTTATCCGTCGCACCTGGTACGATCTGGACATGTTTGGTTTGATACTTCTTTCGGCGGCAGTTACATTGATTTTGGTGCCTCTCACACTTGCCGCCAGTGCTAAAGACGGCTGGAAGAACGACAGTATCCTGGCAATGATTGTGGTTGGCATAGTTTGTTTACTGGCGTTGCCGCTGTGGGAGAGTTCGAAAAGGTTTGCCCCTAAACCACTTCTTTCCCTACACCTTCTCAGGCAACGCACAGCGCTTGCTGGCTGCGCTTTAGCTTTTTGGTACTTTA TGGCATTCTATTTTTCGGTCCAACCGTATCTTTACTCTTATCTTCAAGTGGTCCAAGGATATGATGTCGCCACGGCTGGCCGTGTGACGCAGACGTTTGCGTTTACGTCGACCATTGCTGCTTTCTCAGTGTCCTTATTGATCAAGTACACGCGACGCTATCGAATCTATGTGACCATTGGAAGCGCGATTTACATGTTCGGTCTTCTTTTGATGATGCTTTACCGCAAAGAAGGGAGCTCATCAACGCTAATTCTTGGGACACAGATTGTGGTTGGTATGGGAGGCGGCCTCCTCAATGTGCCTGTCCAGCTGGGAGTTCAGGCATCTGCTAGCCATCAGGAGGTTGCGGCTGCTACGGCAATGTTTTTGACATCTATGGAGATGGGTGGTGCAGTTGGCGCTGCGATCTCAGGAGCCGTCTGGACGCACAACATTCCGCGGAAGTTGCGGCGTTACCTCCCTGATGAGAATAAGGGGGATGCTAAGGAAATATTTGGGAGATTGGACAAGGCACTATCTTTTCCTATGGGATCACCGGTTAGAGTTGCCATCAACCGGTCTTATCAAGAGACTATGAATAAGCTGTTGGTGTTGGCGCTGATCGTGACGATACCGTTGATACCCTTGAGTCTTTTGATGAAGAATTACAGGTTGGACAAAGTCAACTCTGAACCAGTGGACGGGCCTAATGGGGACCATCTGGTTTCAGACAACGGACATGGCCTATCGGGAAACGAATCCGAATCAGAAGGACACTCGAAACAACCATGA